A region from the Salidesulfovibrio onnuriiensis genome encodes:
- a CDS encoding aminopeptidase: MGAYILGATRRNIIGLYTQTELENYADVLLWAVQESRGRKFRHGDVVVIRYDHPAIPLVEVLYSLCMDRHVQPVPVANPTPIMEVERYLNSSFSQLIFQQPGREELFKAASGCINILAPESLDHLQSVDPHTIADAHKAEAPFRRMLELRRQLGALGWTVCLYPTRVLADAAGMGLEEYATRLKRACWLNMPDPAREWRRIRKELAEWGARLDGLGIQSLHVEGEHLDLRVRLGANRRFMGVTGGNIPGCELYVAPDCRGVDGVFFANQPSIRQGNVVQGATLEFHGGVAVKVDAEYGLGFLQRQLYSDAGARRVGEFSLTDRRFSRVDRFMAHTLLDENVGGEHGNCHIALGGSLTECFDGPPEALTPELEAELGFNTSDIHWDLVNTEPKRVTALVGEGRPVLIYENGEFKF; this comes from the coding sequence ATGGGGGCTTATATTCTGGGGGCAACAAGGAGAAACATCATCGGACTCTACACGCAAACCGAACTGGAAAACTACGCGGACGTGCTGCTCTGGGCCGTGCAGGAATCGCGGGGTCGCAAATTCCGGCACGGGGATGTGGTGGTCATTCGCTACGACCACCCGGCCATCCCGCTGGTGGAAGTGCTCTATTCCCTGTGCATGGACAGGCATGTGCAGCCCGTGCCCGTGGCCAACCCCACGCCCATTATGGAGGTGGAGCGCTACCTCAATTCCAGTTTTTCTCAACTCATCTTCCAGCAGCCCGGCCGCGAGGAACTCTTCAAGGCCGCGTCCGGCTGCATCAACATCCTGGCCCCCGAATCCCTGGACCACCTCCAGTCCGTGGACCCGCACACCATAGCCGACGCGCACAAGGCCGAGGCCCCGTTCCGGCGCATGCTGGAGCTGCGCCGCCAGCTCGGCGCACTGGGGTGGACCGTATGCCTGTATCCCACCCGGGTGCTGGCCGACGCCGCGGGCATGGGGCTGGAGGAATACGCGACCCGGCTCAAGCGGGCCTGCTGGCTGAACATGCCGGACCCGGCCAGGGAATGGCGGCGCATCAGGAAGGAACTGGCCGAGTGGGGCGCACGGCTGGACGGGCTGGGCATCCAGTCCCTGCATGTGGAGGGCGAGCACCTGGACCTGCGGGTGCGGCTGGGGGCCAACCGCCGTTTCATGGGCGTCACCGGCGGCAATATTCCGGGGTGCGAGCTGTATGTGGCCCCGGACTGCCGGGGCGTGGACGGCGTGTTCTTCGCCAATCAGCCCAGCATCCGGCAGGGCAATGTGGTTCAGGGAGCGACCCTGGAATTCCACGGGGGAGTGGCCGTCAAGGTGGACGCGGAATACGGGCTGGGTTTTCTGCAGCGCCAGCTCTATTCGGATGCGGGCGCGCGTAGGGTGGGGGAATTCTCGCTCACGGACAGGCGCTTTTCCCGCGTGGACCGGTTCATGGCCCATACCCTGCTGGACGAGAACGTGGGCGGCGAGCACGGCAACTGCCATATCGCGCTCGGCGGCTCGCTCACGGAATGCTTCGACGGGCCGCCCGAGGCCCTGACGCCGGAGCTGGAGGCCGAGCTGGGCTTCAATACCTCGGACATCCACTGGGACCTGGTCAACACCGAGCCCAAGCGGGTCACGGCCCTGGTCGGGGAAGGCAGGCCCGTGCTCATCTACGAAAACGGCGAATTTAAATTCTAA